One Chloroflexota bacterium DNA window includes the following coding sequences:
- a CDS encoding transglutaminase domain-containing protein: MSLSRLKPQEGWTSFLLLMLMLLSVVWSVRAAEWTAGLAILQWIAIGAIWLGLLLAKARRIPGLIAHLVSLILGAAWVTAMLLSAFSPPVVPPYLIAPEQGLLARVHTMYQQILAWILDPSGAEVWLSNFMFVATLAVLSWLLSYFSVWFVFRSHWVWGAIVPAGIACLLNVYYAPPRLAIYFALYCLFSLLLLVRMHVYIRQDLWRKAAVNYNLDVDLTFLRDGFLVSLLALFLAWSIPAVARSPMLADFWAKFEGPWHEVQTRWTRLFTSLNYQGTSSLVRFGRTMTLTGAVTLSNVPLLEVQIEEPHYLRAVAYDLYTGSGWINTDSLEWTLQPNDPRLASEMPYIRMQKEITYTIRMLESGEDILFFTGELLRVDQFARVRLAYLSPPEIRNMVIITGNPMPIRVSSPALARSTVVITESTIYIGGNPVPIQISPSRTAEALVSILQALKPLRRNQSYTVVSLVSTATVSQLRAAGTDYPEWIKERYLQLPRNFPERVRLLSQEIVKDANNPYDQAVAIQNYLRGITYDQYINPPPAGRDAVDWFLFENRRGYCDYYATAMAVMCRAVGIPARVSQGYTSGEYVAASRSYIVRQLDAHAWPEVYFPGYGWIEFEPTSSEPLIARPEESAFPVLPGLDQFVGESQGGEEEKFGRDEAIAESEDIEDITLASSKLWQSRLLYGTLALVGVLAGIALICIGWWFYSLRGLSAAASIYEQMQRLGRLLGVVHHRHQTPIEYGESLVSLLPEGKEAIRYVVHCYVKQRFGKTGLNAAEEKELKEQWQRLRVLMWRQLFRPRWPQRQPRTTVWVSPSSLRPPTSLR, encoded by the coding sequence ATGTCCCTATCCAGGCTGAAACCACAGGAGGGATGGACCTCTTTTCTGCTACTGATGCTCATGCTATTGAGCGTGGTCTGGTCGGTGCGCGCGGCCGAATGGACTGCGGGATTGGCGATACTGCAGTGGATTGCCATAGGCGCTATATGGTTAGGCTTGCTTCTGGCCAAAGCACGGCGCATTCCGGGCCTCATAGCTCATCTGGTGAGCCTGATCCTCGGTGCTGCATGGGTTACCGCGATGCTGCTCAGTGCGTTCAGTCCGCCTGTGGTACCACCCTATCTCATTGCTCCAGAGCAAGGTTTGTTGGCCAGAGTGCATACAATGTACCAGCAGATACTAGCCTGGATTTTAGACCCTAGTGGAGCGGAAGTCTGGCTCTCCAATTTCATGTTTGTCGCTACTTTGGCCGTCCTGAGTTGGCTTTTGAGTTATTTCAGCGTGTGGTTCGTTTTTCGTTCCCACTGGGTTTGGGGCGCAATCGTGCCCGCAGGTATAGCCTGTTTGCTGAACGTCTACTATGCCCCACCTCGGCTGGCAATATACTTCGCCCTTTATTGCCTCTTTTCTTTGTTGCTATTAGTGCGCATGCATGTGTACATTCGCCAAGATCTTTGGCGCAAAGCCGCTGTCAATTACAACCTAGATGTGGACTTGACCTTCTTGCGCGATGGCTTTCTTGTATCGCTATTAGCACTCTTTCTCGCATGGAGCATCCCGGCTGTAGCCAGAAGTCCTATGCTGGCTGACTTCTGGGCAAAATTTGAGGGGCCATGGCACGAAGTGCAGACCCGTTGGACTCGCTTGTTCACTTCTCTAAATTATCAGGGTACATCGAGCCTGGTTCGTTTTGGGCGCACTATGACTTTGACCGGTGCGGTGACCCTCAGCAATGTCCCCCTCTTAGAAGTGCAGATTGAGGAACCTCACTACCTACGCGCCGTGGCCTACGACCTGTACACAGGAAGTGGCTGGATCAATACCGATAGCCTGGAATGGACATTGCAGCCTAACGACCCTCGGCTTGCTAGTGAGATGCCTTATATAAGGATGCAGAAAGAGATTACCTATACAATTCGCATGTTAGAATCTGGCGAGGATATATTGTTTTTCACTGGGGAGTTGCTGCGTGTCGATCAGTTTGCTAGGGTGCGCCTCGCTTATTTATCGCCGCCTGAAATAAGGAATATGGTAATTATCACAGGAAACCCGATGCCTATTCGAGTATCGTCGCCTGCCCTGGCGAGAAGCACGGTGGTTATCACTGAAAGCACGATCTACATCGGGGGAAACCCAGTGCCTATTCAAATATCACCATCACGAACTGCAGAAGCCTTGGTATCCATACTGCAAGCTTTGAAGCCTCTGCGCCGCAACCAAAGTTACACCGTTGTATCCCTTGTTTCTACAGCGACGGTGAGCCAATTGCGAGCCGCAGGCACGGATTACCCCGAGTGGATAAAAGAACGCTATCTGCAACTTCCGCGGAATTTCCCTGAAAGAGTGCGGCTTTTAAGTCAAGAGATCGTTAAAGACGCCAATAATCCTTATGATCAGGCAGTAGCCATTCAGAACTATTTGCGCGGCATCACCTATGATCAATACATCAATCCGCCTCCTGCGGGCCGAGATGCAGTAGATTGGTTCCTCTTTGAAAATCGGCGAGGCTATTGCGACTACTACGCTACAGCTATGGCCGTCATGTGTCGAGCCGTAGGCATTCCTGCTCGCGTCTCGCAAGGTTACACATCCGGCGAGTATGTCGCTGCTTCGCGCAGTTACATAGTGCGCCAATTAGATGCTCACGCCTGGCCTGAGGTGTATTTCCCAGGCTATGGCTGGATCGAATTTGAGCCTACTTCTTCTGAGCCCTTGATTGCCCGTCCCGAAGAGAGTGCCTTTCCGGTCTTGCCGGGACTGGACCAGTTTGTAGGGGAGTCGCAGGGAGGAGAGGAAGAAAAGTTTGGCCGCGATGAGGCGATTGCTGAGAGCGAGGATATTGAGGATATCACGCTGGCCTCGAGCAAGCTTTGGCAATCGAGGCTGTTATACGGGACTCTAGCTCTGGTCGGAGTGCTCGCTGGGATAGCGTTGATCTGTATAGGGTGGTGGTTTTACAGCCTGCGTGGCCTGAGTGCCGCGGCAAGCATCTACGAACAGATGCAACGCCTGGGTCGTTTGCTTGGCGTGGTACATCACAGGCATCAGACCCCCATTGAGTATGGAGAGTCCCTCGTTTCTTTGCTTCCCGAAGGCAAGGAAGCCATCCGATACGTAGTCCATTGTTACGTCAAGCAAAGGTTCGGCAAGACCGGACTGAATGCAGCTGAGGAGAAGGAGCTGAAGGAACAATGGCAAAGGCTGCGTGTGCTGATGTGGCGTCAGCTCTTTCGGCCTAGGTGGCCACAGCGCCAACCTCGCACAACAGTTTGGGTTTCGCCGAGTTCACTGCGTCCACCAACTTCGCTGAGGTAA
- a CDS encoding lamin tail domain-containing protein gives MRKIFAEGQSLLWFIPLIIGLGIAALFSLTLSSPGLADEPDYFLYMPLVAKPLPTPTCTPTATPTPLPLDVRVEPACSNFKGGTAQDPTGEWVCFKNYDIRPADMTNWYVEDEALHRYTFPPFVLNPGAIVRLHSGLGSDTATDLYWGRNILIWNNDHDTVSLYNSLGNLVNRYRY, from the coding sequence GTGCGAAAGATATTCGCCGAAGGGCAATCCCTACTGTGGTTTATTCCCTTGATAATTGGACTGGGTATAGCTGCCCTGTTCAGCCTTACCTTGTCCTCACCTGGCTTGGCAGATGAGCCGGATTACTTTCTGTATATGCCTTTGGTTGCCAAACCCTTACCCACTCCTACCTGCACGCCCACGGCAACACCAACGCCTTTGCCACTGGATGTGCGTGTGGAACCCGCTTGCTCAAATTTCAAAGGTGGCACTGCCCAGGATCCCACTGGGGAATGGGTATGCTTCAAAAACTACGATATACGACCCGCGGACATGACCAACTGGTATGTGGAAGATGAAGCGCTTCACCGCTACACTTTCCCGCCTTTTGTCCTCAACCCAGGAGCTATAGTCAGATTGCACAGCGGCCTGGGGTCGGACACAGCCACCGATCTGTATTGGGGGCGGAACATCCTTATTTGGAACAATGATCACGATACTGTTTCTCTTTACAATTCTCTAGGCAATTTGGTCAATCGTTATCGTTATTAG
- a CDS encoding DNRLRE domain-containing protein translates to MGQNRISPYFLARARHLALAVLTIAMLLSLLPNPTSQADPALSLPMSAAAEPITVVFQEGVYPDAFYMGVADTHISLYEPATNFGTASTMRIHPASGGRERGLIKFDISMIPTTATVLQATLYLYAWYWSYSFPLTIYAYRVKKHWNECEATWDHATTTDFWHTAGCSNPIFDYDPHSAVSTTVSNEQQYYSWDVTQMAQLWVTNPLANEGVLLVADGLHVQYQFRTSEIPDMRPYLVVTYLPTAPSPTPTCSATPTITPVYSPTPTITPVYSPTPTMTPVYSPTPTMTPVYSPTPTRTSTPAGPPTPTNTPTPTSKPTRVPTVTPVPTPMERIFQQEFSPFASYYGTTDTSLASYRPDTPWGNEDSLRINGREKGTERTLIRFDLEGYIPTNAHILSAKLSLFAWSRRTLYGMRVSAFAVLRPWDEAAAIWNSTGYEAWAIPGCEAIGSDREGTFLASTFVYFINKFYDWDVTPLVQRWVSDPWTNHGILLLGQNVDQEIRFRSSEWPVLQQRPKLTVIYSVP, encoded by the coding sequence ATGGGCCAGAATCGCATCTCTCCTTATTTCCTTGCCAGGGCAAGACATCTTGCCCTCGCTGTGTTAACCATTGCCATGTTGCTTTCTCTCTTGCCCAATCCAACCAGTCAGGCAGATCCTGCTCTTAGTTTGCCTATGTCTGCTGCAGCTGAACCCATCACTGTTGTCTTCCAAGAAGGTGTCTACCCTGACGCCTTTTACATGGGGGTAGCTGATACTCATATCTCACTCTATGAACCTGCTACAAACTTTGGCACTGCTTCCACCATGCGCATTCATCCTGCATCTGGAGGTCGAGAACGTGGTTTGATCAAATTTGACATCTCGATGATACCCACCACTGCCACCGTGCTCCAGGCTACTTTGTACCTATATGCCTGGTATTGGAGCTATTCCTTCCCTCTCACCATCTATGCCTATAGGGTCAAAAAACACTGGAATGAATGCGAAGCCACTTGGGATCATGCCACCACTACTGATTTCTGGCATACTGCTGGCTGTAGTAACCCAATCTTTGACTATGATCCCCATTCCGCTGTCTCCACTACCGTCTCCAACGAGCAGCAGTACTACTCCTGGGATGTTACCCAGATGGCGCAGCTTTGGGTTACCAATCCGCTTGCTAATGAGGGTGTGCTTCTTGTTGCTGATGGGCTGCATGTGCAATACCAGTTCCGTACCTCGGAGATTCCAGACATGCGTCCGTACCTTGTTGTCACCTATCTTCCCACCGCACCTTCCCCCACTCCTACTTGCTCTGCCACGCCAACTATTACTCCCGTTTACTCACCTACTCCAACCATTACTCCCGTTTACTCACCTACTCCAACTATGACTCCCGTTTACTCACCTACTCCAACTATGACTCCCGTTTACTCACCTACTCCAACCAGAACTTCTACCCCAGCAGGACCTCCTACTCCGACCAACACACCCACTCCGACATCCAAGCCTACACGGGTGCCAACTGTCACGCCTGTCCCTACCCCGATGGAGCGCATTTTCCAGCAAGAGTTCTCGCCTTTTGCCTCTTACTACGGAACTACCGACACCTCACTTGCCTCCTATAGACCCGATACACCTTGGGGAAACGAGGACAGCTTGCGCATCAATGGCCGCGAAAAGGGCACAGAACGCACCCTTATCCGCTTTGATCTCGAGGGTTACATCCCCACTAATGCTCATATCCTCAGTGCCAAGCTCTCCTTATTCGCTTGGTCCAGACGGACCCTCTACGGCATGAGAGTCTCTGCATTTGCTGTCTTACGCCCTTGGGATGAAGCTGCAGCTATCTGGAACAGCACTGGTTATGAGGCATGGGCTATCCCTGGCTGCGAAGCAATAGGCAGCGATCGCGAGGGCACTTTCCTGGCTTCCACCTTCGTCTACTTCATCAACAAATTTTATGATTGGGATGTAACCCCGCTCGTTCAGCGCTGGGTCAGTGATCCATGGACGAATCATGGCATCCTTCTGCTCGGCCAGAACGTGGACCAGGAAATTCGCTTCCGCTCCTCGGAATGGCCTGTGCTGCAGCAACGACCCAAACTAACGGTCATCTACAGCGTGCCATAA
- a CDS encoding purine-nucleoside phosphorylase has translation MQEIFSKTDIHEAVEFITRKASLHPRVGIILGSGLASLSTEVMQPVRIPYSEIPHFVPATVEGHPGELVMGLLQGCPVILMCGRVHYYEGYTMQQITFPIRVMWAMGVKYLIVTNAAGGLNPAFRPGDLMLITDHIGLINMVGLNPLRGPNDPEIGPRFPDMSQAYDPELRHMALQAARDLGIPLHQGVYIMLCGPSYETPADLRFLRLIGADAVGMSTVPEVTVAHHAGLRVLAISGISNVAPIEPGAAIVSHEEVLEAGKIVVTKLGPLIKEILRRLEQKSAQK, from the coding sequence ATGCAAGAGATTTTCTCGAAAACGGATATCCACGAGGCTGTAGAGTTCATCACTAGGAAGGCCAGCCTTCATCCTCGTGTGGGGATCATTCTTGGCTCAGGGCTGGCCTCCCTGTCTACTGAAGTAATGCAGCCTGTGCGCATACCTTATTCTGAAATCCCCCACTTTGTTCCTGCTACAGTGGAAGGCCATCCTGGCGAGTTGGTTATGGGCTTGCTCCAAGGCTGCCCAGTGATCTTGATGTGCGGCCGGGTTCATTATTATGAGGGCTATACTATGCAGCAGATCACCTTCCCTATCCGCGTCATGTGGGCAATGGGGGTAAAATATCTGATTGTGACCAATGCTGCTGGTGGGTTGAACCCAGCTTTTCGACCCGGAGACCTCATGCTCATCACGGATCACATCGGACTGATCAACATGGTCGGTCTCAACCCATTACGCGGACCGAATGACCCAGAGATTGGGCCTCGGTTTCCTGATATGTCGCAAGCCTATGATCCTGAATTGCGTCATATGGCGTTGCAGGCTGCCCGAGACCTGGGTATCCCCTTGCACCAAGGTGTCTATATCATGCTGTGTGGTCCCAGCTACGAAACCCCAGCCGATCTGCGTTTCCTGCGTCTCATTGGTGCTGATGCCGTTGGCATGTCTACAGTGCCCGAGGTTACAGTAGCTCATCACGCTGGCCTCCGCGTACTGGCTATCTCTGGTATAAGCAACGTCGCCCCCATCGAGCCGGGAGCTGCCATAGTTAGCCACGAAGAAGTGCTGGAAGCAGGGAAGATCGTGGTAACGAAACTGGGTCCGCTCATCAAGGAGATTCTCCGCAGATTGGAACAAAAATCAGCCCAGAAGTAG
- the xerD gene encoding site-specific tyrosine recombinase XerD encodes MQRRLEEYLTSLEIEKGYSENTRVAYRNDLRQFLEFLETQAEPKVKSWDEVKKEHLIAYILNLKKEREYASTTVARKVAAIKSFFHFLVADGLIRDDPTATLDSPRVKKYLPRAISQQDIEKLLEAASKTDAPRSLRDRAILELLYATGMRVSELVALNVGDVDLASASVRCFGKGGKERVIPIYERAVQAIDAYLSKGRIHLLRDPEQKALFLNQRGQRLTRQGLWLIVKGYVKEAGIQAQVTPHTLRHSFATHMLRGGADLRNVQELLGHANIATTQVYTQVSNERLREVYDEAHPRAK; translated from the coding sequence ATGCAGAGGAGATTAGAAGAGTATCTGACATCACTGGAAATAGAGAAAGGCTATTCAGAGAATACGCGTGTTGCCTACAGAAATGACCTACGTCAATTTCTGGAGTTTCTGGAAACCCAGGCAGAACCCAAGGTGAAGAGCTGGGACGAGGTCAAGAAAGAACACCTGATAGCCTATATCCTCAATCTGAAAAAGGAGCGCGAATACGCCTCTACCACAGTGGCGCGCAAGGTAGCAGCCATCAAGTCCTTCTTCCACTTCCTAGTAGCCGACGGGTTAATCAGAGATGATCCAACGGCTACACTGGACTCTCCCCGTGTGAAAAAGTACTTGCCTCGAGCTATTTCTCAACAAGATATCGAGAAACTGCTGGAAGCGGCAAGCAAAACGGATGCCCCCAGATCCCTCCGCGATCGAGCCATACTCGAATTGCTGTATGCTACAGGCATGAGAGTGAGCGAACTCGTGGCGTTGAATGTAGGCGATGTTGACCTGGCTTCTGCGAGCGTCCGTTGCTTCGGCAAGGGGGGTAAGGAGCGGGTGATTCCCATCTATGAGCGGGCCGTGCAAGCTATTGACGCGTATCTGAGCAAGGGCCGTATCCATCTCTTGCGCGACCCAGAGCAGAAGGCGCTCTTCTTGAATCAGCGCGGTCAGCGTCTCACCCGACAGGGATTGTGGTTGATCGTCAAGGGCTATGTCAAAGAGGCCGGTATCCAGGCACAGGTGACCCCACATACCTTGCGCCACTCGTTTGCCACACATATGCTGCGCGGCGGTGCCGACTTGCGCAATGTACAGGAGCTCCTAGGCCACGCCAATATCGCTACAACACAGGTGTACACGCAAGTCAGCAACGAACGGTTGCGCGAAGTGTACGACGAAGCCCATCCGCGCGCGAAGTAG
- a CDS encoding deoxynucleoside kinase has translation MPRYFVVVAGNIGAGKTSLAKLMAARLGWDAFYESVDDNPYLADFYQDMRKWSFHLQIFFLGHRAKIHRYLSTEHTASSILDRSIYEDAEIFARALHALNYLDKRDLNAYRSVYEEVIRTLPAPHLLVYLRASVPTLLARIRQRSRVIEAGITEDYLALLNSFYEDWLQHFDLCPVLTIPSDELDFVKHDHHLTIITNRVLDRLKGKEEITFQ, from the coding sequence ATGCCAAGGTACTTTGTCGTCGTAGCGGGCAATATAGGTGCAGGCAAAACATCCCTGGCCAAGTTAATGGCTGCACGCCTGGGCTGGGATGCTTTTTATGAATCGGTGGATGATAATCCCTATCTAGCAGACTTTTACCAGGACATGCGCAAGTGGAGTTTCCACTTGCAGATATTTTTCCTGGGGCATCGAGCAAAAATTCATCGTTACTTGAGCACAGAGCATACTGCCTCTAGTATTCTGGACCGCAGTATTTATGAAGATGCTGAGATATTCGCTCGTGCTTTGCATGCGCTAAATTATCTGGACAAACGAGACCTGAATGCCTATCGCAGCGTGTACGAGGAGGTGATCCGCACCTTGCCGGCACCTCATCTGTTGGTCTATCTACGTGCCTCTGTGCCGACTTTGCTGGCACGCATTCGCCAGCGCAGCCGTGTGATTGAGGCTGGCATTACGGAGGATTATCTGGCTTTGCTCAATTCTTTCTACGAAGACTGGCTACAGCATTTCGATCTGTGCCCAGTGCTCACTATACCAAGCGATGAACTAGATTTTGTGAAACACGATCACCATCTCACTATTATCACGAATCGTGTCCTGGACAGGTTAAAGGGCAAGGAAGAAATCACATTCCAATAG
- the arfB gene encoding aminoacyl-tRNA hydrolase: protein MISTEENKEHIRITGDLVIPSSELEFRFSRSGGPGGQRVNRRETRVELLFDVQHSPSLNDVQRSRLLNRLAGYIDSEGILRIVATTHRSQLRNREEAITRFVQLLQRGLRSSRRRVPTTPSPQSVQQRIERKRRRSQIKELRKHIPLDRYE from the coding sequence ATGATATCGACAGAGGAAAACAAAGAACACATCCGCATAACCGGTGACTTGGTTATTCCGTCTTCTGAGTTAGAGTTTCGCTTCTCACGCAGCGGAGGCCCAGGAGGGCAAAGGGTTAACCGACGTGAGACACGCGTGGAACTGCTCTTCGATGTGCAGCATTCGCCCAGCCTGAACGACGTACAACGATCTCGCCTCCTCAATCGCCTGGCTGGCTATATAGATAGCGAAGGCATCTTGCGCATTGTGGCCACTACTCATCGCAGTCAGTTGCGCAATCGAGAAGAGGCAATAACACGGTTTGTCCAATTGCTGCAGCGTGGGTTGCGTTCATCCAGACGACGTGTGCCAACAACACCCTCGCCTCAGAGCGTACAGCAGCGCATCGAACGAAAGCGAAGGCGCAGCCAGATCAAAGAATTGCGCAAACACATACCACTAGATCGCTACGAATAA
- the queA gene encoding tRNA preQ1(34) S-adenosylmethionine ribosyltransferase-isomerase QueA encodes MRTSEFDYYLPPELIAQTPIEPRDASRLLVLHRADGCIEHRRFRDIVTYLQAGDLLVANDSRVIPARLFGHKIPSGGKVELLLIKKRDHETWEVLLKPGRRVKPGTELAIHAFTDIGTGATYPAPEIIARVLASTEGGGRVVSFSAPIEPLLDRIGMIPLPPYIHTPLENAERYQTIYARVSGSVAAPTAGLHFTPELVQQLQQHGVEFAFVTLHINMDTFRPVQEANIEEHRMYSEYCELPVETSEAINRAREEGRRIIAVGTTTVRVLETAALHLLDSKTPLRPFAGFTDLFIYPGFPFRVVSAMITNFHLPRSTLLMLVAAFAGKDRIDRAYQEAIRERYRFYSFGDAMLIL; translated from the coding sequence TTGAGAACTAGCGAGTTCGATTATTACTTGCCCCCCGAGTTAATCGCTCAGACCCCCATTGAGCCGCGCGATGCCTCCAGGCTGCTTGTACTGCATCGCGCTGATGGATGCATTGAACACCGCCGTTTTCGCGATATCGTTACGTATCTGCAAGCTGGCGACTTGTTGGTTGCCAACGATAGCCGTGTTATCCCGGCGCGCTTGTTTGGTCACAAGATACCCAGTGGTGGCAAAGTAGAACTACTGCTCATCAAGAAACGCGATCATGAAACTTGGGAGGTATTGCTGAAACCTGGCCGGCGGGTGAAACCCGGAACAGAGCTAGCTATTCATGCGTTCACAGATATAGGAACTGGTGCGACCTATCCTGCTCCGGAAATCATCGCCCGCGTGTTAGCCTCAACTGAGGGAGGCGGCAGGGTGGTCTCTTTTTCCGCTCCTATCGAGCCCTTGCTCGATCGCATTGGTATGATCCCCTTACCACCTTACATCCACACTCCACTGGAAAATGCCGAACGTTACCAGACCATCTACGCACGGGTGAGTGGTTCCGTAGCCGCACCAACAGCCGGGCTGCACTTTACCCCAGAGTTGGTGCAACAATTGCAGCAACACGGAGTTGAATTCGCCTTCGTCACCCTACATATCAACATGGATACATTCCGTCCAGTGCAGGAAGCGAATATCGAGGAGCACCGCATGTACAGCGAGTACTGTGAGTTGCCGGTGGAGACGAGCGAAGCTATCAACCGCGCGCGAGAAGAAGGGCGGCGGATTATCGCCGTTGGCACAACGACTGTGCGTGTGCTCGAAACAGCGGCTTTGCACCTGCTGGATAGCAAAACTCCATTAAGGCCATTCGCTGGCTTTACCGATCTGTTTATATACCCAGGTTTTCCATTCCGTGTGGTCAGCGCCATGATTACCAATTTTCACTTACCCCGTTCGACATTGCTCATGCTGGTAGCAGCCTTTGCCGGAAAAGATCGGATTGACCGTGCGTACCAGGAAGCTATTCGTGAGCGTTACCGTTTCTATAGTTTCGGCGATGCCATGCTGATCCTGTGA
- a CDS encoding phosphopentomutase, which translates to MINIMSKIKRVILIILDSVGVGALPDAHLYGDEGSDTLGNMARAVGGLHLPNFQKLGLGNIHPILGVSPEPSPLAAYGRMSESSVGKDTTIGHWEIAGVISRRPLPTYPHGFPQELIAEYERRIGRKVLGNYPASGTVIIEELGPEHMRTGFPIVYTSADSVFQVAAHEEVIPVEELYRICRIAREMLTGEHNVGRVIARPFIGMPGAFQRTDRRRDFSAAPPEPTLLDYILQAGQAVWAVGKIEDIFAGQGISYAVHTHDNMDGVDKTLEAMAKAGPGLIFTNLVDFDMVYGHRNNAQGYAAALQAVDERVPELLAALRSEDVLIFTADHGCDPTTPSTDHSREYVPLLIYGAQIQAGVNLGTRDTFADVGTTIADWLGIQPPKDGRSMAKELQKRRICQRVTSLETAMR; encoded by the coding sequence ATGATAAATATCATGAGCAAGATTAAACGAGTCATTCTGATCATATTGGATAGTGTGGGCGTCGGTGCATTGCCCGATGCACATTTGTATGGCGATGAGGGCTCAGATACTCTAGGAAATATGGCAAGAGCGGTAGGGGGTCTGCACCTGCCCAATTTTCAAAAATTGGGGCTTGGCAACATCCATCCTATCCTAGGCGTATCTCCCGAACCATCTCCCCTTGCCGCTTATGGCCGTATGTCAGAATCGTCCGTCGGCAAGGACACCACAATTGGCCACTGGGAAATCGCCGGCGTTATCTCACGCCGTCCATTACCAACCTACCCACATGGATTTCCCCAAGAATTAATCGCAGAGTACGAACGGCGCATCGGACGTAAAGTTCTGGGCAACTATCCCGCTTCTGGCACTGTCATCATTGAAGAGCTCGGACCAGAACACATGCGTACTGGTTTCCCCATCGTTTATACCAGTGCAGACAGTGTCTTCCAGGTAGCTGCCCATGAGGAAGTTATTCCGGTAGAAGAGCTGTACCGCATCTGCCGCATTGCACGCGAGATGCTCACGGGCGAACATAATGTGGGGCGGGTCATTGCGCGTCCCTTTATTGGCATGCCAGGCGCCTTTCAGCGCACCGATAGACGCCGTGACTTTTCCGCAGCACCGCCCGAGCCAACTCTGCTGGATTACATTCTGCAAGCCGGCCAAGCCGTATGGGCAGTAGGTAAAATCGAGGATATCTTTGCTGGACAGGGTATCAGCTACGCTGTTCATACCCATGATAACATGGATGGCGTGGACAAAACTTTAGAGGCTATGGCAAAAGCAGGGCCGGGCCTCATCTTTACCAACCTGGTGGACTTTGATATGGTTTACGGACATCGCAACAACGCGCAAGGCTATGCGGCAGCCCTGCAGGCTGTAGATGAGCGCGTGCCAGAACTCCTCGCTGCATTGCGCAGTGAGGACGTGCTGATCTTTACCGCCGATCATGGCTGCGATCCAACTACGCCCAGCACGGATCACTCTAGAGAGTACGTGCCACTCCTCATCTATGGTGCACAGATCCAAGCAGGAGTCAATCTAGGCACACGCGACACCTTTGCCGACGTAGGGACGACTATTGCTGACTGGCTTGGCATTCAACCACCCAAGGATGGACGTAGCATGGCCAAGGAATTACAGAAACGGCGCATATGCCAACGCGTGACCTCATTGGAAACGGCGATGAGGTGA
- a CDS encoding DUF89 family protein, with the protein MLTQMACASCIIDDLRGALEATVTDEAERLAILCEALSWMGQEFDQQRIPSFYITRVHRLLKERTKQEMPFRDLRKRCNEAGLALRDQVAREVMGIGNDLERLRLLVLWAIAGNYLDFRTVGTGYHLPVEDIAAQLSLVVSEGLAVDHVAALQALLRKHCRVLYLADNVGEIALDTLLVAELQRYGCHITVAIKGGPITSDAVWEDAHEVGMDKLAPLILTGPDTLGLPLDEMSADLRAELEQTNVVISKGQANYYACSELVHRYQGSFLCLLRTKCLVTAQSLGLDRARTNVAVLLASGND; encoded by the coding sequence ATGTTGACCCAAATGGCTTGTGCGAGCTGTATCATTGACGACCTGCGCGGCGCTCTGGAAGCAACCGTCACGGATGAAGCAGAGCGCCTGGCTATCCTTTGTGAAGCCTTGTCCTGGATGGGACAGGAGTTCGACCAACAACGCATCCCTTCTTTCTATATCACTCGCGTTCATCGCCTGTTGAAAGAGCGCACAAAGCAAGAGATGCCCTTTCGCGATTTGCGGAAACGGTGCAATGAAGCAGGTTTGGCCCTGCGGGATCAAGTTGCCCGAGAAGTGATGGGGATAGGAAATGATTTGGAACGCTTGCGCCTGTTGGTCTTGTGGGCTATTGCTGGCAACTACCTTGATTTCCGCACCGTGGGAACTGGTTACCATTTGCCCGTAGAGGACATCGCAGCACAACTTTCGCTCGTTGTCAGCGAAGGATTGGCTGTGGACCACGTTGCGGCATTACAGGCGCTGTTGCGCAAACACTGTCGTGTGCTCTATCTGGCCGACAACGTTGGCGAGATCGCCCTGGACACGCTTCTAGTCGCTGAACTGCAACGCTACGGATGTCACATCACCGTAGCAATCAAGGGCGGCCCAATCACCAGCGACGCCGTGTGGGAAGATGCCCACGAGGTGGGCATGGACAAATTGGCCCCGCTCATCCTCACGGGTCCGGACACGCTGGGATTGCCACTGGATGAGATGTCGGCGGACCTGCGCGCGGAACTTGAGCAGACTAATGTGGTGATTAGCAAAGGACAGGCCAACTACTATGCGTGTTCTGAATTAGTCCATAGATATCAGGGATCTTTTCTCTGCCTGCTGCGCACCAAATGCTTGGTCACGGCGCAGAGCTTGGGGCTGGATCGAGCGCGTACCAACGTAGCCGTCTTGCTGGCATCGGGGAATGACTAA